Proteins encoded by one window of Winogradskyella sp. PG-2:
- a CDS encoding aminotransferase class III-fold pyridoxal phosphate-dependent enzyme — protein MGKGQDLYRKAKTLIPGGTMLLSKRPEMFLPEHWPSYFSKSKGCKVWDLDGKELIDMSIMGIGTNTLGYGNDEVDAAVIETVKRGNMSTLNCPEEVQLAEQLVEMNPWADMVRFARTGGEANSIAIRIARAASGKDNVAICGYHGWHDWYLSANHNGGDDLSAHLIPGLSPKGVPRNLKNSVFPFHYNNYEELLEIVENNDIGVIKMEVMRNFGPENNFLQKVRDLATQKNIVLIFDECSSGFRETFGGIYQKFKVNPDMIMMGKTIGNGYALTAVVGRKSVMEAAQTTFISSTFWTERIGPSAAVATLKEMQRIKSWEIITETGNKIQNGWSSLAETHNLDITISGISAMTTYGFNSNNALAYKTYITQEMLKRGFLASTHFYACTAHNDEHIDSYFNALDSIYATISKCESETLNIYDLLDGPVCHSGFKRLN, from the coding sequence ATGGGTAAGGGGCAAGACTTATATAGAAAAGCTAAAACATTGATTCCAGGAGGCACTATGTTGCTGTCAAAGCGACCAGAAATGTTTTTACCAGAACATTGGCCATCCTATTTTTCAAAATCAAAAGGATGCAAAGTATGGGATTTAGATGGCAAAGAATTGATAGACATGTCTATTATGGGTATAGGCACTAATACACTTGGATATGGTAATGATGAAGTAGATGCTGCAGTTATAGAAACTGTTAAAAGAGGGAACATGAGTACATTAAATTGCCCTGAGGAAGTTCAATTAGCTGAGCAGTTAGTAGAAATGAATCCTTGGGCAGATATGGTGAGATTTGCCAGAACAGGAGGAGAAGCAAATTCTATCGCTATTAGAATAGCGAGAGCGGCTTCTGGTAAAGATAATGTAGCTATTTGTGGTTATCATGGATGGCATGATTGGTATTTATCTGCAAACCATAATGGTGGTGATGATCTGTCTGCACATTTAATCCCTGGATTAAGTCCAAAAGGCGTTCCTAGAAATTTGAAAAATTCAGTTTTTCCATTCCATTATAATAATTATGAGGAGCTTTTAGAGATTGTTGAAAACAATGATATTGGCGTGATTAAAATGGAAGTGATGCGAAATTTTGGTCCTGAAAATAACTTTTTGCAGAAAGTAAGAGACCTAGCAACACAGAAAAATATAGTCCTCATTTTCGATGAGTGTTCTTCTGGTTTTAGAGAAACATTTGGTGGTATTTACCAAAAATTTAAGGTAAATCCAGACATGATAATGATGGGCAAGACTATTGGAAATGGATATGCACTTACAGCAGTTGTAGGACGTAAATCGGTTATGGAAGCTGCTCAAACTACTTTTATTAGTAGTACGTTTTGGACGGAAAGAATAGGGCCTAGTGCTGCAGTAGCCACACTAAAGGAAATGCAACGTATAAAGTCTTGGGAGATAATTACGGAAACAGGAAATAAAATTCAGAATGGTTGGTCAAGTCTAGCTGAAACGCATAATCTAGATATAACAATTTCTGGGATTTCGGCAATGACAACTTATGGTTTTAATAGTAATAATGCATTAGCATACAAAACCTATATAACACAAGAAATGTTGAAAAGAGGATTCTTAGCTAGCACACATTTTTATGCATGTACGGCACATAATGACGAGCATATCGACAGCTATTTCAATGCTTTAGATTCTATTTATGCAACAATTTCTAAATGTGAATCTGAAACTTTAAATATATATGATTTGTTGGATGGTCCAGTATGCCATTCAGGATTTAAAAGATTAAACTAA
- a CDS encoding GNAT family N-acetyltransferase, with product MNSYKVLHNQVFSNDEFSIVPIRYEDRMDILKWRNEQIYHLRQDKPLTRENQEVYFKSVVSELFSKESPSQILFSYMENDACIGYGGLVHINWVDKHAEISFIMNTILEQDYFSKHWTIFLKLIEEVAFKELQLHKLVTYAFDLRPHLYEIIENAGFVREAVLKEHCLFNDSYLDVIMHGKINKVNVSKA from the coding sequence ATGAATTCATATAAAGTATTACATAACCAGGTATTCTCCAACGATGAGTTCTCTATAGTTCCTATTCGTTATGAGGATCGTATGGATATATTAAAATGGAGAAATGAACAGATTTATCATTTAAGACAAGATAAGCCTTTGACAAGAGAAAATCAAGAGGTATATTTTAAATCAGTTGTTAGTGAGCTATTCAGTAAGGAAAGTCCTAGTCAAATCTTATTTTCTTACATGGAAAATGATGCATGTATTGGTTATGGCGGTTTGGTTCATATTAATTGGGTCGACAAGCACGCAGAAATTTCATTTATAATGAATACCATATTAGAACAAGACTATTTCTCTAAGCATTGGACTATTTTTTTAAAACTTATTGAAGAGGTTGCTTTTAAAGAACTACAGTTGCATAAACTGGTTACATACGCTTTTGATCTAAGACCACATTTATATGAAATCATTGAAAATGCAGGATTCGTAAGAGAAGCAGTTTTGAAAGAGCATTGTCTATTTAATGATTCTTATTTAGATGTAATAATGCATGGAAAAATTAACAAGGTAAATGTTTCAAAGGCATAA
- a CDS encoding aldo/keto reductase, translating to MSKTLNNKLILGTVQMGLAYGINNTIGKVSLEDSHAIFDHAYDNGITMLDSAEAYGNAHEVIGSFHKKNPTKLFQIITKLPHQFDTEIKDKVDRYLNDLKVRQLHALLFHSFSSYKENINNFNSLIQLKASGKIKYVGVSVYNNEEIEEVIINEQVDIIQLPFNLFDNSNLRGDIIAKAKAKGKIIHTRSALLQGLFFKDVNSDHQTVRRLKTELMQLSNITKNRKSSVAELALNYCIHQKSIDNVLIGVDSREQLVNNISVLNPTIGQDIVQEINNIKVSDINLLNPSLWN from the coding sequence ATGTCGAAGACTTTAAATAATAAATTGATTTTGGGAACCGTTCAAATGGGCTTAGCTTATGGTATTAATAACACTATAGGTAAGGTGTCTTTAGAAGATAGCCATGCAATTTTTGATCATGCTTATGACAACGGTATTACCATGTTAGATTCTGCAGAAGCCTATGGAAATGCACATGAGGTTATAGGATCTTTTCATAAAAAAAATCCAACTAAATTATTTCAAATCATTACAAAATTGCCACATCAATTTGATACTGAAATTAAAGATAAGGTAGATCGCTATCTCAATGATTTAAAGGTCCGTCAATTACACGCTTTGCTATTTCATAGTTTCTCTAGTTACAAAGAGAATATTAACAACTTTAATAGTCTAATACAATTAAAAGCGAGTGGGAAAATAAAATATGTTGGAGTGTCGGTTTATAATAATGAAGAGATAGAAGAAGTCATAATAAATGAGCAGGTAGATATCATTCAATTGCCTTTCAATCTTTTTGATAATTCAAATTTAAGAGGTGATATCATAGCCAAAGCCAAAGCCAAAGGAAAAATTATACACACAAGATCAGCACTTTTACAAGGCTTATTTTTTAAGGATGTAAATTCAGATCATCAAACTGTTAGACGACTTAAAACCGAATTAATGCAATTATCTAATATTACTAAGAATAGAAAATCTTCAGTAGCAGAGTTAGCTTTGAATTATTGTATTCATCAAAAATCAATAGATAATGTACTTATAGGTGTAGACTCAAGAGAACAACTTGTAAATAATATCTCGGTATTAAACCCAACAATTGGCCAAGATATTGTACAAGAGATTAACAATATAAAGGTTTCTGATATTAATTTATTAAACCCTTCGCTATGGAATTAA
- a CDS encoding GNAT family N-acetyltransferase: protein MNNIDLESERLTFKRVSNEHISNEYVSWINDPEVNMYIETRGNYTLELLKAYVEEQYKNEIFFWAIHLKSTKKHIGNIKIDPIDYKTNFGDYGILMGDKTNWGKGYGKEATLRILDYCFNEIKLSKVKLGVIEDNNKAVELYKNIGFKIDGVTRDIGVYNNKLCNSLNMSLDVEDFK from the coding sequence ATGAATAATATTGATCTTGAATCTGAACGTTTGACTTTTAAAAGGGTTTCTAATGAGCATATTTCTAATGAATATGTGAGTTGGATAAACGATCCCGAAGTCAATATGTATATAGAAACAAGAGGAAATTATACACTAGAATTATTAAAGGCATATGTTGAAGAGCAATATAAAAACGAGATATTTTTTTGGGCTATTCATTTAAAAAGCACAAAAAAACATATAGGCAATATAAAAATTGATCCTATAGACTATAAAACCAATTTTGGTGACTATGGGATATTAATGGGAGACAAAACAAATTGGGGAAAAGGATATGGCAAAGAGGCAACACTAAGAATTTTAGATTATTGTTTTAATGAAATTAAATTATCTAAGGTCAAACTAGGAGTAATAGAGGATAATAATAAAGCTGTAGAGCTATACAAAAATATAGGATTTAAAATAGATGGAGTAACGAGGGATATAGGTGTTTATAACAATAAACTTTGTAACTCATTAAATATGTCACTAGATGTCGAAGACTTTAAATAA
- the pseC gene encoding UDP-4-amino-4,6-dideoxy-N-acetyl-beta-L-altrosamine transaminase — MKAIPYGRQHITDEDIQEVLKTLTSDYLTQGPKIAEFEEAFANYVGCKYAVALANGTAALHLCTMALDVKEGDKVITTPITFAASANCVRYCGGEVVFSDIDPETYLLDIHKVRQLLEQSPIGTYKGIIPVDFAGRAHNLEEFRVLADEYNLWIIEDACHAPGGYFKNNQNNVVKCGNGSYADLSIFSFHPVKHIASGEGGMITTNDKQLYEKLKQFRTHGIVKDNNAYQNSIELAGGIDEYPGWYMEMQNLGYNYRITDFQAALGLSQLSRANEGVSKRREIASKYFNAFKNKQFIKGQSDVVDGHAYHLYVIEVEDRLGLYEYLRRNNIYAQIHYIPCHLMPYYQKFGWKQGDFPNAENYYKHCISLPMYPTLTGEEQAYVIEKINMFYNE; from the coding sequence ATGAAAGCGATACCGTACGGAAGACAACATATAACCGATGAGGATATACAGGAAGTATTAAAAACACTGACTTCAGACTATTTAACCCAGGGACCAAAAATAGCAGAATTTGAAGAGGCTTTTGCAAATTATGTTGGTTGCAAGTATGCGGTTGCTTTGGCCAATGGAACAGCAGCTTTACATCTATGTACAATGGCTTTAGATGTGAAAGAAGGGGATAAAGTTATTACTACGCCAATAACATTTGCTGCTTCAGCAAATTGTGTTCGCTATTGTGGTGGAGAGGTTGTTTTTTCCGATATAGATCCAGAAACGTACTTGTTGGATATACATAAGGTAAGACAATTATTAGAACAATCTCCAATAGGTACTTATAAGGGTATAATACCAGTTGATTTTGCTGGTAGAGCTCATAACTTAGAAGAGTTTAGAGTTTTAGCAGATGAGTATAATCTATGGATTATCGAAGACGCATGTCATGCGCCTGGTGGTTACTTTAAAAATAATCAAAATAATGTAGTAAAGTGTGGAAACGGAAGCTATGCGGATTTATCAATTTTTTCTTTTCATCCTGTAAAACATATTGCTTCTGGTGAGGGAGGTATGATTACTACAAACGATAAACAACTTTACGAAAAACTAAAGCAGTTTAGAACTCATGGTATTGTTAAAGATAATAATGCATATCAAAATTCTATAGAGCTAGCAGGCGGTATAGATGAATATCCTGGTTGGTATATGGAAATGCAAAACCTTGGATATAATTATCGCATAACAGATTTTCAAGCAGCTTTAGGGTTGAGTCAACTTAGTAGAGCTAATGAGGGCGTTTCTAAAAGAAGAGAAATAGCATCAAAATATTTTAATGCTTTTAAAAATAAGCAGTTTATAAAAGGACAGTCTGATGTTGTTGATGGGCATGCCTATCATCTTTATGTTATTGAAGTAGAAGATCGATTAGGTTTATATGAATATTTAAGGCGAAATAATATCTATGCTCAGATTCATTATATACCATGCCATTTAATGCCGTATTATCAAAAATTCGGATGGAAACAAGGTGATTTTCCTAATGCTGAAAATTATTATAAGCATTGTATCAGTTTACCAATGTATCCCACATTAACAGGTGAAGAACAGGCATATGTTATTGAAAAAATAAACATGTTTTATAATGAATAA
- a CDS encoding glycosyltransferase family 4 protein: protein MNNLYIVASVTLLSSAFIVTILINKIRWIVKSMDLIDRPDHRSSHIESTPTMAGVSFFLTVIFVLIIIKPWDTTGVGINLIAALGLMFAVGLKDDLVVSTPRAKIISEVLAIGMILFCNCLKVSSLGGFMGIGVIPDFAAYILVTLIILTIINSFNMIDGIDGLASIIGIVIFSVYGFLFLIFGLEFYFLLCLCFLGILIGYIRFNLSKNRKIFMGDTGSLFIGFCIGFLSVKFLSIDSKLFQEFSFIPSNKLIIIAAIFFIPLFDIIRVISIRLINKNSPFKADNNHIHHVLINSGLSHFKASLFLGSLNLILASVFIFLSRSYGSFEMIGFYLLAFILLLIVFYKLKRNIEKGNRFRYLVSAIQFLF, encoded by the coding sequence ATGAACAACCTATACATTGTTGCTTCAGTGACTTTGTTGAGTTCTGCTTTTATAGTTACCATTTTGATTAACAAAATTAGATGGATTGTTAAGAGTATGGATTTAATTGATCGTCCAGATCATAGAAGTTCTCACATAGAATCTACACCCACAATGGCAGGAGTTTCGTTTTTTCTAACAGTCATATTTGTTCTTATTATAATAAAACCTTGGGACACTACTGGAGTTGGTATTAACTTAATTGCTGCACTCGGTTTAATGTTCGCTGTTGGCCTCAAAGATGATTTGGTAGTTTCTACGCCAAGAGCAAAAATAATAAGTGAAGTGCTAGCGATAGGTATGATATTATTTTGTAACTGTCTTAAAGTAAGTTCTTTGGGTGGGTTTATGGGAATTGGTGTAATACCAGACTTTGCAGCTTACATTTTAGTTACATTGATTATTTTAACCATAATTAATTCATTTAATATGATTGACGGTATTGATGGGTTAGCTTCAATCATTGGTATAGTAATATTTAGTGTTTATGGTTTCTTGTTTCTAATTTTTGGTTTAGAATTCTATTTTTTACTTTGTCTTTGCTTTCTAGGAATACTTATTGGTTACATACGTTTCAATTTGTCTAAAAACAGGAAGATTTTTATGGGAGATACAGGGTCATTATTCATAGGGTTTTGTATCGGCTTCTTATCAGTTAAGTTTTTGTCAATAGACTCGAAACTATTTCAAGAATTTTCTTTTATACCGAGTAATAAACTTATAATAATTGCTGCAATCTTTTTTATCCCTCTATTTGATATCATAAGGGTTATCAGTATACGTCTAATAAACAAGAATAGTCCTTTTAAGGCAGATAATAATCACATTCATCATGTACTAATAAATTCAGGTTTAAGTCATTTTAAAGCTAGCTTATTTTTAGGCTCTTTAAACTTAATCTTAGCCTCAGTGTTTATTTTTCTATCGAGGAGTTATGGCAGCTTCGAAATGATAGGATTTTACTTATTAGCATTCATATTACTATTAATAGTGTTTTATAAATTGAAAAGAAATATAGAAAAAGGAAATAGGTTTAGATACCTCGTATCTGCTATTCAATTTTTATTCTAA
- a CDS encoding cytidylyltransferase domain-containing protein encodes MELRTILVTQARTGSTRLPGKVLKEVNGKSLLQIHLDRISKSVRIDEIVVATTTNDKDAIIYNNAIEWDYKSFRGSEENVLDRFYHAVKDENADWIVRVTSDCPLLDPQLLDEVIEFAQNHNYDYVSNGLIEHFPDGQDVEVFKFLALEKAWKNATLVSELEHVTPYIINNSDVRGGNIFRSINYDCKQDFSHIRMTVDESRDFDLIEHLILELGTEKTWLEYTDYIEAHNLTKMNDQIIRNEGLIKSLKKDING; translated from the coding sequence ATGGAATTAAGAACAATATTAGTGACCCAAGCGCGGACAGGCAGTACTAGGCTACCTGGCAAAGTACTCAAGGAAGTTAATGGTAAATCCTTATTGCAAATACATTTAGATAGAATTTCCAAGTCTGTAAGAATAGATGAGATTGTAGTAGCCACAACTACTAATGATAAAGACGCTATCATTTATAATAATGCTATAGAATGGGATTATAAAAGCTTCAGAGGTTCGGAAGAAAATGTGTTGGATCGCTTTTATCACGCTGTAAAGGACGAAAATGCAGATTGGATAGTAAGAGTAACATCTGATTGTCCATTGCTTGATCCTCAATTACTTGACGAGGTAATAGAGTTCGCCCAAAACCATAACTATGACTATGTGTCAAATGGTTTAATAGAACATTTTCCTGATGGACAAGATGTTGAGGTATTCAAATTTTTGGCTTTAGAGAAAGCTTGGAAAAATGCAACTTTAGTTTCAGAATTAGAACATGTTACACCATATATCATAAATAATAGTGATGTAAGAGGTGGCAACATTTTTAGGAGTATTAATTACGATTGTAAACAAGACTTTTCTCATATAAGAATGACAGTAGATGAATCAAGAGATTTTGATCTGATAGAGCATCTAATTCTTGAGCTAGGTACCGAAAAAACTTGGTTAGAATATACAGATTATATAGAAGCGCATAATTTGACCAAAATGAATGATCAAATTATTAGAAATGAAGGACTTATAAAGTCATTAAAAAAAGACATAAATGGGTAA
- the pseB gene encoding UDP-N-acetylglucosamine 4,6-dehydratase (inverting), with the protein MLENKSILITGGTGSLGKALTAHILQNWPGVRKLVIFSRDEQKQYLMEQDYPVSKFPQIRFFIGDVRDRERLVRAFRDVDYVIHAAAMKHVHIAEYNPDECVKTNVGGAENVIQAALQTNVQNVVALSTDKACAPINLYGATKLTSDKLFVAANNIRGKHNIKFSVVRYGNVMGSNGSVIPFFLKKRKEGILPITEKSMTRFNISLQGGVDMVMHAMKSAWGGEIFIPKIPSYKITDVADAIGPNCEHKVVGIRPGEKIHEEMITSSDAFFTYDLGKYYVILPQTPMWKKDEFISNFKAKLVPEGFAYNSGKNTEWESVESLRTLIKKHVDSNFKVE; encoded by the coding sequence ATGTTAGAAAATAAATCAATTTTGATTACGGGTGGAACAGGCTCTTTGGGTAAAGCACTTACGGCGCATATCTTGCAGAATTGGCCTGGCGTTAGAAAGCTAGTCATCTTTTCGAGAGATGAGCAGAAACAATATTTAATGGAACAAGACTACCCAGTTTCAAAATTTCCTCAGATAAGATTCTTTATTGGAGATGTTAGAGATCGAGAAAGACTTGTAAGGGCATTTAGAGATGTAGATTATGTTATACACGCTGCAGCTATGAAACATGTTCATATTGCAGAATATAACCCTGATGAATGTGTAAAAACCAATGTCGGTGGAGCAGAAAATGTTATACAAGCCGCATTACAAACCAATGTACAAAATGTAGTTGCATTATCAACTGATAAAGCATGTGCACCAATAAATCTTTATGGTGCAACAAAGCTTACTTCAGACAAATTATTTGTTGCAGCAAATAACATAAGGGGTAAACACAATATAAAATTTTCTGTTGTTAGATATGGCAATGTAATGGGTTCTAATGGATCGGTTATACCATTTTTCTTAAAGAAAAGGAAGGAAGGCATATTACCAATTACAGAAAAGTCTATGACCAGATTTAATATTTCACTACAGGGTGGGGTTGATATGGTTATGCACGCTATGAAATCTGCTTGGGGAGGGGAGATATTTATTCCTAAAATACCATCATATAAGATTACAGATGTTGCTGATGCTATTGGACCAAATTGCGAACATAAAGTTGTTGGTATTAGACCTGGTGAAAAAATTCATGAAGAAATGATTACGTCATCTGATGCTTTTTTTACCTATGATCTTGGTAAATACTATGTGATTTTGCCTCAAACACCAATGTGGAAAAAGGATGAATTTATATCAAATTTTAAAGCAAAATTAGTACCTGAGGGCTTTGCTTATAACTCAGGAAAGAATACAGAATGGGAATCAGTAGAATCTCTACGTACTTTGATTAAAAAACATGTTGATTCAAATTTTAAAGTTGAGTAA